In Leptolyngbya sp. NIES-2104, the genomic window GTCGGGGAAATGCGGGACTTAGAAACCATTTCACTGGCGATCTCTGCGGCGGAAACAGGTCACTTAGTCTTCGGAACGCTGCACACCAGTTCTGCGGCTCAAACCGTTGACCGGATGATCGATGTCTTCCCCTCTGAGCGTCAAACTCAAGTCCGAGTTCAGCTTTCCAATTCGCTCGTTGCAGTATTTAGCCAAACGCTGGTTCCTAAGAAGAATCCGAAACCGGGTGAATACGGACGAATCATGGCACAGGAAATCATGATCGTCACGCCAGCGATCGCGAACCTAATTCGTGAAGGAAAAACTGCTCAAATCTACTCCGCAATCCAAACCGGCGGAAAACTCGGAATGCAGACACTGGAAAAAGTCTTAGCAGATTTATACAAAGCTGGACAAATCACCTTTGAAGCCGCTGCCTCGAAGACTTCTCGCCCGGACGAACTTCAACGCTTAATTGGCGGAACGCCAAACGGAGCCGCCGCAGCCGTGAAGCGCTAATTTAACGCACCTCAAGTTCTCATCACCCCTACTGAACCGCCATGCCAACTTACGTTGCCCGCGTCCGAGACGCAAAAGGAAATGCCAAAAAAGAAAAAGTCATCGCCGATTCTCTGAGTGAAGCGCGATCGGCATTACGCGAACAAGGCTTGTTTGTCCAAGAACTCAAAGAAAATGAGAGTTTTGACATTAATGCGAGCTTTGCAAACTTCCAAACCTCAATGGTATCTGTCACTGTCAAAGATCGTGCCGTTTTTTCCCGTCAATTTGCTGCTCTTGTGAATGCGGGTGTTGCACTGGTGCGAGGTCTTGGTGTGTTGGCAGACCAATGTCCTAATCCAAAGCTGAAAAAAGCACTGATGGAAATTAGTTCGGATGTGCAGCAAGGGGTGAACCTGTCTGATGCAATGCGGAAACATCCTCAATGCTTTGATGGTTTGTACGTCAGTATGGTGCAGGCAGGAGAAACAGGTGGGGTACTGGATGAAGTGCTAAACCGCCTTGCTAAGCTGCTTGAGGATGTCGCTCGATTGCAGAACCAGATTAAATCGGCAATGAGCTATCCGGTGGTCGTTGGATTTCTCGCGACAGCAATTTTCTTAGGGATGACGATTTTCCTCATTCCGATTTTTGCTGGCATCTTTAAACAACTTGGAGGTGATCTACCTGCCTTCACTCAATTGATGTTAGACATTAGTGCGTTTCTTACAAGCCCAGCCGCGTTCAGCTTGTTGATCATTATTCCGTCGCTAATTTTTGCTTACAAGCAGTACTACAAAACTCGTGTTGGACGGGAAACGATGGATCGGTTTTTCCTGAAAATGCCGCTGTTCGGTGATTTGATTCAAAAAACTGCAACTGCAAGATTTTGTCGGACTTTTGGGGCGTTGACTCGTTCAGGGGTTCCGATTTTGACTTGTCTGGAGATTGTGCGAGACACCTCTGGTAATCAGATTGTGGCGAACGCGATCGATGAAGCCCGTAAAGAAATTCAAACAGGCGGCATGATCAGCATTGCGCTGCAAAAAGAACAAGTCTTTCCAGCGATGGCGATTCAGATGATCAGTATCGGTGAAGAAACCGGAGAGATCGATAAGATGCTGATGAAGGTTGCTGACTTCTATGAAGATGAAGTGGAACAAGCTGTGAAAGCTTTGACTAGCATCATGGAACCGATCATGATTCTATTTCTGGGCGGCATGGTGGGAAGTATTCTTGTTGCGATGTACTTACCAATGTTCGCGATTTTCGACAAGCTCGGTTAAATCGTCTAAAGTCACATTTTTGTTGATTTAGGTCAGATGAATAGGGCTTTTACTCCCTGACATCTGACCTTTACGGTTGATGGGATGTTATGGAAATTTCTGCTCAAAAAATTCAGTACGAGGAATTGCTGGCAACGTACAGTCATTCGATCGAAGCGATCGAGCTTCTGAAATGTCATCGTGTTTACCTCGAAATGATTCCGAGTATGCGGCGAGTTGAAGAGAGCGTGATTACTATTCCATTACCGATCGTGCGAATTCGTCACACCCAATCAACAGTGAATGCAACGAATGTCACAACAGTTGAACCTCAGCTTCTTCCCTGTGAACTCGCAATTTTGATGTGTGACCCAGAGTGGAAGATTAAAACCGGGAAAGAAATCTTCGTATTTATTCACCGACCGAACGAGGACTTTTCAGAGTTGCTGGGTCGATGGCGACAGACACAATTAATGCTAAGTAAAGACTACGAATGGCTATTACCACCTCGGTATCAACACTTTCTAAATGATGGGGCTGATAAAATCTACCCGCTTTTCGTGATATTCGAGGATACGCCTGAGCGGATAAAACGAGGATTAATCGGGGCACATTTGCCGTTTGCGATTCAAGGTAAAGCTGAGGGACTAGACGAATCGGAAACGCTGCAATCTAATCCAGTTGAAGAATAACTAAAAAGCTCCAGGCAAAAATGACTTGGAGCTTTCGATTTAACCTTTGTTTCGCTTCGCTTTCGCCTTCTGTTTGCGCCGATTCACGGTAATCATTGCGTGATCAACTGGAAAGCCAGCAACCGGAATCACTTGATATTTGCGCTCTTCTTCTAGCTGCTTCAACTCAGCGTAATTCACCCAATGAATGCAATCTACTGGACAAGTCTCGATCGCTTCTTGAATCAGTTCTTCAGAATCGCCATCTTGTCGAATGACTCGCGATCGACCATAATCCGGTTCGATGTAAAACGTATTTCGTGCCACATGAGCGCAATGTCTACAGCCGATACAAGTAATT contains:
- a CDS encoding type II secretion system F family protein produces the protein MPTYVARVRDAKGNAKKEKVIADSLSEARSALREQGLFVQELKENESFDINASFANFQTSMVSVTVKDRAVFSRQFAALVNAGVALVRGLGVLADQCPNPKLKKALMEISSDVQQGVNLSDAMRKHPQCFDGLYVSMVQAGETGGVLDEVLNRLAKLLEDVARLQNQIKSAMSYPVVVGFLATAIFLGMTIFLIPIFAGIFKQLGGDLPAFTQLMLDISAFLTSPAAFSLLIIIPSLIFAYKQYYKTRVGRETMDRFFLKMPLFGDLIQKTATARFCRTFGALTRSGVPILTCLEIVRDTSGNQIVANAIDEARKEIQTGGMISIALQKEQVFPAMAIQMISIGEETGEIDKMLMKVADFYEDEVEQAVKALTSIMEPIMILFLGGMVGSILVAMYLPMFAIFDKLG
- a CDS encoding ferredoxin; translated protein: MSDSFQPSDGDFSSTSERSGLEPELGGFLREAEGRSGLEPELGGAFRQRGVYVDEITCIGCRHCAHVARNTFYIEPDYGRSRVIRQDGDSEELIQEAIETCPVDCIHWVNYAELKQLEEERKYQVIPVAGFPVDHAMITVNRRKQKAKAKRNKG